From Pararge aegeria chromosome 9, ilParAegt1.1, whole genome shotgun sequence, the proteins below share one genomic window:
- the LOC120626607 gene encoding NKAP family protein CG6066, with product MAGDNERSKHRTPERYQSKEKDRQRSPNREKRERSRDRHRGSKERRGSRDRDRYGDSSSERLRDRRNCTERDRSERPQNRDRGRSSYREYNGGGLGGGLGSGAPAPKGRYKPQEEEFLDARREERERIGEVGVSSVWGKSPTRPDSDEEPPPNSSEKSKEKKKSKKSKDKADTKVKLKKLKKKLKKIKKARKKAKKKSKSTSSDSSSSSEEEIWVEKGTEPGPEGAAGEAAGEAPGPSPRAGGALAPRDFGRALLPGEGAAMAAFVAEGKRIPRRGEIGLTSDEIACYESVGYVMSGSRHRRMEAVRIRKENQIYSADEKRALAAFSKEERAKRENAILAQFRDVLSARALRRDD from the exons ATGGCTGGCGACAACGAGCGAAGTAAACATCGGACCCCAGAACGGTATCAAAGTAAGGAAAAAGATAGGCAGAGAAGCCCTAACAGAGAGAAGCGGGAACGCAGTCGAGATCGCCACAGGGGCAGCAAAGAACGACGGGGAAGCCGGGATAGGGACAGGTATGGGGACAGCAGTAGTGAACGGCTGAGGGACAGGAGGAATTGCACCGAAAGGGACCGCTCAGAGAGGCCGCAGAACCGTGATAGAGGCAGGAGCTCCTATAGGGAATACAATGGTGGAGGGTTGGGAGGAG GACTAGGTAGTGGAGCGCCTGCACCCAAGGGTCGCTACAAGCCCCAAGAAGAGGAGTTCTTAGATGCCAGACGGGAGGAGAGGGAGAGGATAGGGGAGGTAGGAGTCTCCTCCGTTTGGGGAAAGTCACCTACCAGACCTGA TTCTGATGAGGAGCCACCGCCAAACAGTTCAGAAAAGAGCAAAGAGaagaaaaaaagcaaaaagTCCAAAGACAAAGCAGACACGAAAGTAAAACTaaagaaattaaagaaaaaactaaagaaGATAAAAAAGGCACGCAAGAAAGCCAAGAAGAAGTCCAAAAGTACAAGCAGTGATAGTAGTTCCAGCAGCGAGGAAGAAATCTGGGTGGAAAAAGGAA CGGAGCCGGGGCCCGAGGGCGCGGCGGGCGAGGCGGCGGGCGAGGCGCCGGGCCCGTCGCCGCGCGCGGGCGGGGCGCTGGCGCCGCGCGACTTCGGGCGCGCGCTGCTGCCGGGCGAGGGCGCCGCCATGGCCGCCTTCGTGGCCGAGGGCAAGCGCATCCCGCGCCGCGGCGAGATCGGCCTCACGTCCGACGAGATCGCGTGCTACGAGTCCGTGGGCTACGTCATGAGCGGCAGCAG GCACCGGCGCATGGAGGCGGTGCGCATCCGCAAGGAGAACCAGATCTACTCGGCCGACGAGAAGCGCGCGCTGGCCGCCTTCAGCAAGGAGGAGCGCGCCAAGCGCGAGAACGCCATCCTGGCGCAGTTCCGCGACGTGCTGAGCGCGCGCGCGCTGCGCCGCGACGACTAG